Part of the Microbacterium immunditiarum genome is shown below.
CCGCGCTCGCCGAGCACGGCCTGTGGTGGGCGCCCGACCCCGCGAGCCGCGCGATCTCGACCGTGGGCGGCAACATCGCGACCGGCGCGGGCGGACTCCTGTGCGCGAAGTACGGCGTCGTGCGCGACGCGGTGCTCGGCGTCGACCTCGTGATCGCCGACGGACGGCTCCTCCACCTCGGGCACCGCACCGTGAAGGGCGTGACGGGCCTCGACCTCACGTCGCTCGTGATCGGCTCCGAGGGCACGCTCGGCGTCGTCGTCGGGGCGACGCTCAAGCTCCGCCGGCTCGTGCCGGGCGAGGTGTGCACGATCGCGGCGACCTTTCCCGACGTGCGGGCGGCGGCCGTGGCATCCGCCGCCGTCACCGCGTCGGGCGCGCAGCCCGCGATCATGGAGCTCATGGACGCGCACTCGCTCGCGGCCGTCCACGCCCTGCTGAAGCTCGAGCCGCCGACACCCGGGGCCACGCAGCTCACGATCCAGACCGACGGGCCCGCCGCCGTCACCGAGGCGGATGCGATCGCCGAGGTGCTGCGCGCGTCGGGCGGCACCGTCGCGGTGTCGCACGATCGCGAGGAGGGCGAGCGGCTGCTGACGGTCCGGCGGATGATGCATCCGGCGATGGAGTCCCTCGGCACCGCCCTCATCGAGGACGTGTCCGTTCCGCGGAGCGCGCTGCCCGCGATGTTCGACGAGATCGCGCGGGTCGAGCGCGAGCACGGCGTCACGATCCCGACCGTCGCCCACGCGGGCGACGGCAACCTGCACCCGAACTTCATCTTCGACGCCCCGGCGGGCTCAGCGATCGGAGCCGGCGGGATCGTCGAGGCGCCCGCGTACATCTGGGACGCCGCCGACGATCTCTTCCGCGCGGCTCTCCGCCTCGGCGGCACTCTCACCGGCGAGCACGGCGTCGGCGTGCTCAAGCGCCGCTGGCTCGCCGACGAGCTCGGAGACGACCAGTGGGAGCTGCAGCGGCAGATCAAGGCGGTGTTCGACCCGCTCGGCATCCTCAATCCCGGCAAGGTCTTCTCGCGGTGAGCGCCGAGGTGCACGTGAGCGCGGTCGTCGTGGTCGCCGACCGACGTGCGCTTGTCGTGCGCAAGCACGGCGCATCCGTGTTCCAGCAGCCGGGAGGCAAGCCCGACCCCGGCGAGTCGGCGCTCGACGCAGCGGTGCGCGAAGTGGCTGAAGAAACGGGGATCCGGGCCGACCCGAGGTCGTTCGTCTCTCTCGGGCGATTCACGGATGCCGCGGCCAACGAGCCCGGCCACGTCGTCGTCGCCGACGCGTACCTGCTCCGTGTGGATGAGGTCTTCGCCGAGGCGAGCGCTGAGATCGCCGAGCTGCGGTGGCTCGCCGAGGACGAGGTCGAGCACACGCCGCTCGCGCCGCTGAGCCGGAACCACCTCATCCGGCACGCGTGGGCCTAGGCGCCGCGCTCACGCGAGGCACACCCCGCCGCGAGTGCACGACCTCGCGCCGAGTGCACGACCTCGCGACGCAGGCACCCCGTGCGCTCGACAGGAAGTCGTGCACTCGGCGCCGGTGGGGGCAACAGGCGCGGGCTAGAGTCGCTGCCACTCGGGCTTGTGCGCGTACGCGTAGCGGTAGTAGTCCGCGTGCTCGAGGCGCGAGGCGGCGGCCTCGTCGATCACGACGGTCGCGTGCGGGTGCAGCTGGATCGCCGAGCCCGGGCACGAGGCCGTGATGGGTCCCTCGACGGCGCCGGCGACGGCATCCGCCTTGTTCTCGCCGAACGCGAGCAGCATGAGGTGCCGCGCGCGCAGGATCGTGCCGAGGCCCTGCGTGATGCAGTGCATCGGCACGTCGTCGACGGAGTCGAAGAATCGCGCGTTGTCGTGCCGCGTCTGTTCGATGAGCGTCTTGACGCGCGTGAGCGACGCGAACGACGAACCGGGCTCGTTGAAGCCGATGTGGCCGGATGTCCCGATGCCGAGGATCTGCAGGTCGACGCCCCCTGCCTCCACGATCGCGCGCTCATAGTCGTCGCCCGCGTGCTCGATGCCGTCGAGCGAGCCGTTCGGCGTGCGGATGAGCTCGGGCGCGAGCCCGAGAGGCTCGACGACCTCGCGCGTGATGACCGATCGGTACGACTGCGGATGCGCCGGGTCCAGCCCCACGTACTCGTCGAGCGCGAAGCCGCGCACGCGCGACACGTTCACGCCCTCGAGCCGCCGGCGCAGCGCCTCGTACACGGGCAGCGGCGTCGACCCGGTCGCGAGGCCGAGCACCGTCTCGGGGTTCGCGCGGATGAGCCGCACGATCTCGTCGGCGACGATCGCGCCCGCCTCGTTCTCCGACGACACGATGATGACCTCAGCCATGGGCGAGAGCCTCCTCGGGGTCGTGTGCGGCGCCGATGAGCGCAGCGCCGAGCGCGGCCGCGGGTGAACCGGCGGGCAGCAGCTCGACGCGGTCCTCCAGCCGCAGGGATCGCATGAACGCGGATGCCTCGGCGCTCGCGCCCAGCTCGCTCACGACGTCCACCAGCAGGCGGTCGCCGAGGGCGGTGATCCCGCCACCGAGCACGACGACGTCGGCGTCGACCGTCAGCACGAGCACGCGCACCGCGGCCGCGACGCCTCGGGCGAGGCCCCGGCGCAGCTCGATCGCGCCGGCGTCGCCCGCGTCGGCCGCGTCGAAGACGTCGCGCACGGGAAGCGCTCCTGAGCGGCCCCAGCGTTCGGCGATGACGCCGCCACCGGCGAACGCCTCGATGCATCCGCGCTGTCCGCAGCGGCACACGGGCCCATTCGGGTCGACCGAGATGTGCCCGACCTCGCCCGCGGCGCCGCGGGCGCCGCGCCACAGCTCGCCGCCGGCCACGATGCCCGCCGCGACGCCGGTGCCGAGATTGAGGTAGGCCATCGTCCCCGCACCGCCGTGCAGCGCGAACGCGCCGAGCGCTGCGGCCTTGACATCGTTCTCGACGCGCACGGGCACACCGAGCTGCGGCCCGACGGCCGCCGCGAGGTCGAGCTCGTCGACCCCGAGGTTGACCGCGTGCACGACGCGCGCCGACCCGGGCTCGATCTGCCCCGGGATGCCCACGCCGACGGAGCGCACCGCGGCGAGGTCGATGCCGGCCTCCGCCCCGAGAGCGCGGACGCCGTCGACGATCGTGCGGGTCACGGCATCCGGCCCCCACCCCGTCGCCATGCGCACGCGACCGGCGATCACGCCGTCCGCGTCGATCGCGACCACCTCGGTCTTCGTTCCGCCGACATCGAGCCCGACCCTCACCGGCCGACCTCCCCACGGGAGGCGGCCAACGCCCACGTGCCCATCAGCCCTTGACCGCCCCGGCCACGAGGCCGCTCGTCATGCGGCTCTGCACGAACAGGAAGAACACGACGACGGGGATCGCCACGATGGTCGAGCCCGCCATGAGCTCCGCCCAGTTGATGCCGCCGTTCGGGTCGAGGAACGTGCGCAGCCACACGGGCAGCGTCATCGCCTCGGGACGCGGATTGAGCACGAGCGCGAACACGAACTCGTTCCACGCCTGGATGAAGCCGAAGATGCCCGTCGCGACGAGGCCCGGCATGAGCAGCGGGAAGGTGATGCGCCAGAACGCCTGCGACCGGCTCAGGCCGTCGATCATGGCGGCCTCCTCGAGCTCGGCGGGCACGCCGTTGATGAAGCCGCGCAGGGTCCAGATCGTGAACGGGAGCACCGTCGCGATGTACACCGCCGATAGGCCGACGACGCTGTTGAGCAGGTTCCACCCGTCGATCAGACGGAAGATCGAGATGATCATCGCCTCGGCCGGGATCATCTGGATGATGAGGATCGCGATGATGAACGCGGCACTCGAACGGAACCGGAATCGCGTGACCGCGAGCGCCGCGAGGAACGCGAACACGACCGCGACGGCGACCGTGATGATCGTGATGACGACCGAGTTCGCGAGCGCGGGGAGGAACGGCGCTCGCTCCGCGTTGAAGATGACGTTGATGTAGTTGTCGAGGGTCGCGTTGTCGGGCCACAGGTGCAGCTCGCTGCCGCGCACTTGCGCGTTCGGCTGGAAGGAGGTGTTCACCATCCAGTACACGGGGAACGCGGACGCGACGAACACGACGATCGCGGCGACGCCCGCGAGGATCCCGCCGATGCGGCGACGGGGGCTCTTGCGACGACGGGTCGGCACGGATGCGGCGCCCGGCGCCGACGGAGGGGTGAGGGTCGCGGTGGTCACAGTGCCTCCTCCTTGACACTCCGTCGCACGTAGAAGATCGAGATCGCGACCAGCAGCAGGACGACGATCACCGAGATCGCGCCGCCCACGCCGAAGTCGCCCGAGCCGAGCGAGACGCGGTAGATGTAGACGCCGAGCGTGTTGGTCTGCTCGGCGAGGCCGCCGATCGACTGCAGGGAGTAGATCTGCGTGAAGACGCGGAGATCCCAGATCACCTGCAGGATCGTGACGATGATGAGGATCGACCGGATGTACGGCACGACCACGAGGAAGAAGCGCTTCACGCCTCCGGCGCCGTCGAGCTGGGCGGCCTCCATGACCTCGTCGGGCACCTGCGTGAGGCCCGCGTAGATCGTGAAGGCGACGAACGGGATCGCGCCCCACACGATGATGATCGTCGCGACGAAGAAGAAGCTGAGCGGGTTGATGAGCCACGGATGCCCCACGAACTGCTCGAGGCCGAACCAGTTCGCGAGCACGTAGTTGAGCACGCCGTAGTTCGTGTCGAAGATCCAGCCCCACACGATCGTGGCCGACAGCGGGGGCATCGCCCACGCGAGCAGCAGGCCGACCGAGACGAGCGTGCGCAGCACGATGCCGAGGCGCTTCAGGAGGAGCGCGACGAGCACGCCGAGCACCATGGTGACGACGACGCAGACCGCGGCGAAGACGAGCGAGCGGGCGAGGACCTGCCAGAACTCCGAGTCGCCGAGGACCTGGATGTAGTTGTCCAGTCCGATGAACTCGGGCGGTGCGCCGAAGACCTGGGCGCGCCCGAACTCCTGGAACGACATGATGAGCAGCTGCACGAGCGGCCAGCCCGTGATCGCGACGAGTGCGATGAGCGCCGGCGTCAGCAGCGCGTAGGGCGTGAAGCCGCCCGCCTGCGCGAACCGCCGGCGGCGGCTCGGCGGCTCGGGCGCCGCCGGTGCGGTGAGCCGCTCCCCGTCGACCGCGCTCACCGCGGGGCCGACCTCGCTGGGCAGCGTGGACATGAGTCCTCCTGATCGTGAGAGTACCGGGCCGGCGACGGTGCGAGCCGCCGGCCCGGTACGGTTCCGGACACGAGCGCCCGGGGATGGTTCAGGCGTTTCAGCCGTTGAGGATGTCCTCGATCTTCTGGTCGACCTCCTCGGCCAGCGACTGCACGTCGCCGCCCTGCGCGATCTTCACGAAGAAGTCCTCGAGGATGCGCGAGGCCTCGACCTCAGCCCAGTTCGGCGACGCGGGCGTGAGCTTCGCGTTGCCCGCGGCCTCCGCGAAGGCCTGCGCCTCCGGCGTATCGCCGAGCGTCGACGCGAGCGACTTCTTGGCGGGGATCAGGCCGTTCTCGCCGTAGATCGTCTGGAACTCATCGCTCAGGATGATCTCGAGCGCCTTCTTGGCAAGCTCGGGGTGAGCCGACTTGGCCGAGATGCCGATGTTCGAGCCACCCGCGAACACCTGGGCGGCACCGTCCGAGGCGCCCGGGAGCGCGT
Proteins encoded:
- a CDS encoding FAD-binding oxidoreductase, with protein sequence MSGVVERLRAALGHRVDTSPDSLALARADKSGHAASGLPLAVVNATSVEDVQQTMRIATETRTPVVVRGAATGLAGGANAGEGELALSLRAMDRILEIRPDDLLAVVEPGILNADLNTALAEHGLWWAPDPASRAISTVGGNIATGAGGLLCAKYGVVRDAVLGVDLVIADGRLLHLGHRTVKGVTGLDLTSLVIGSEGTLGVVVGATLKLRRLVPGEVCTIAATFPDVRAAAVASAAVTASGAQPAIMELMDAHSLAAVHALLKLEPPTPGATQLTIQTDGPAAVTEADAIAEVLRASGGTVAVSHDREEGERLLTVRRMMHPAMESLGTALIEDVSVPRSALPAMFDEIARVEREHGVTIPTVAHAGDGNLHPNFIFDAPAGSAIGAGGIVEAPAYIWDAADDLFRAALRLGGTLTGEHGVGVLKRRWLADELGDDQWELQRQIKAVFDPLGILNPGKVFSR
- a CDS encoding NUDIX domain-containing protein produces the protein MSAEVHVSAVVVVADRRALVVRKHGASVFQQPGGKPDPGESALDAAVREVAEETGIRADPRSFVSLGRFTDAAANEPGHVVVADAYLLRVDEVFAEASAEIAELRWLAEDEVEHTPLAPLSRNHLIRHAWA
- a CDS encoding glucosamine-6-phosphate deaminase — translated: MAEVIIVSSENEAGAIVADEIVRLIRANPETVLGLATGSTPLPVYEALRRRLEGVNVSRVRGFALDEYVGLDPAHPQSYRSVITREVVEPLGLAPELIRTPNGSLDGIEHAGDDYERAIVEAGGVDLQILGIGTSGHIGFNEPGSSFASLTRVKTLIEQTRHDNARFFDSVDDVPMHCITQGLGTILRARHLMLLAFGENKADAVAGAVEGPITASCPGSAIQLHPHATVVIDEAAASRLEHADYYRYAYAHKPEWQRL
- a CDS encoding ROK family protein, producing MRVGLDVGGTKTEVVAIDADGVIAGRVRMATGWGPDAVTRTIVDGVRALGAEAGIDLAAVRSVGVGIPGQIEPGSARVVHAVNLGVDELDLAAAVGPQLGVPVRVENDVKAAALGAFALHGGAGTMAYLNLGTGVAAGIVAGGELWRGARGAAGEVGHISVDPNGPVCRCGQRGCIEAFAGGGVIAERWGRSGALPVRDVFDAADAGDAGAIELRRGLARGVAAAVRVLVLTVDADVVVLGGGITALGDRLLVDVVSELGASAEASAFMRSLRLEDRVELLPAGSPAAALGAALIGAAHDPEEALAHG
- a CDS encoding ABC transporter permease subunit — translated: MTTATLTPPSAPGAASVPTRRRKSPRRRIGGILAGVAAIVVFVASAFPVYWMVNTSFQPNAQVRGSELHLWPDNATLDNYINVIFNAERAPFLPALANSVVITIITVAVAVVFAFLAALAVTRFRFRSSAAFIIAILIIQMIPAEAMIISIFRLIDGWNLLNSVVGLSAVYIATVLPFTIWTLRGFINGVPAELEEAAMIDGLSRSQAFWRITFPLLMPGLVATGIFGFIQAWNEFVFALVLNPRPEAMTLPVWLRTFLDPNGGINWAELMAGSTIVAIPVVVFFLFVQSRMTSGLVAGAVKG
- a CDS encoding carbohydrate ABC transporter permease → MSTLPSEVGPAVSAVDGERLTAPAAPEPPSRRRRFAQAGGFTPYALLTPALIALVAITGWPLVQLLIMSFQEFGRAQVFGAPPEFIGLDNYIQVLGDSEFWQVLARSLVFAAVCVVVTMVLGVLVALLLKRLGIVLRTLVSVGLLLAWAMPPLSATIVWGWIFDTNYGVLNYVLANWFGLEQFVGHPWLINPLSFFFVATIIIVWGAIPFVAFTIYAGLTQVPDEVMEAAQLDGAGGVKRFFLVVVPYIRSILIIVTILQVIWDLRVFTQIYSLQSIGGLAEQTNTLGVYIYRVSLGSGDFGVGGAISVIVVLLLVAISIFYVRRSVKEEAL